The DNA segment GGCTTTCCAGTAAAGGCATTGCGTAAGTGGACTGATAAAATTTTTATCTCGCGTCGCCCTGAAATAATTTGTTATCTTTCAGAAAAAAAGCGACAGCGGAACAACATTTGGTGTAGCGGTATTTCCTACAACCCGATCTTTGTTTACGTTATGTTTTCACGATTGATGAGTACTAAGCTCGTTAATCGGGCCGGCAACTGGCCGGTAAGATGACGTAAATTTTAGCGAGGAGGAAACCTGACCTAGCAAAATGTGGCTGGATCATAACAGGATTTACTATGTGTATCAATTACTTACAGCGGAAATTTAATGACTGATCTTTTTACTAAGGATAAGGCTGAAAAGTCGGCCTCCAGCAAGCCTGGTAATGGGGTCAGTTTTGTAGAAGTGACGGATGCTCATGCTGGCCAGAGAATCGACAATTTTCTGTTGCGGCACCTGAAAGGTGTACCCAAGTCCAAGATTTACCGCATTGTGCGCAAGGGTGAGGTGCGGGTTAATAAAGGACGAGTTAAAGCCGAGTATAAGCTCTGTGAAGGGGATGTTATCCGGGTACCACCGGTAAGAGTGGCTGAGGAAAAGGCCCGCCAAGGTGTGTCAGAAAGTCTTCATCAGCTGCTAACGTCGTCGATCTTGTTTGAAGATGACCGTTTAATGGTGATTAATAAGCCATCCGGTCTTGCGGTGCATGGCGGTAGTGGAATTAATCAGGGTTTAATAGAAGCGTTGCGGGTCATGCGCCCGGAATTACGCTTTTTAGAGTTGGTGCATCGCTTGGATAGAGATACCTCTGGCTGCATTATGATCGCTAAAAAGCGCAGTATGCTGCGCTATCTCCACGAGCAGTTGCGTACCGGTAAAGTGGATAAGCGCTATTTGGCGCTGGTGGCTGGTCGCTGGCCAAATCGCCGTAAGCTGGTTAAAGCCCCTTTATTAAAGAACACCCTGCGCTCTGGTGAGCGTATGGTCAATGTCTCCCCTGAGGGGAAACAGTCCACCACGGAGTTTGCCATTGTTGAGCGCTATCCGCAGGCCACTCTGGTTGAGGCTAAACCCATTACCGGGCGAACCCATCAAATCAGGGTTCATGCGCTGCATGTAGGCCACCCGCTATTAGGGGATGATAAATATGGCGATCAACAGGCTTGCCAGAATTTTAAACAGAAGGGCTTAAAGCGCTTATTTCTGCATGCGGCCAGTTTACGTGTGCCTATGCCCGAGGATGAAAAAGACCTCACTGTCAGTGCTGCCCTAAGCCCTGAGTTACAATCCGTATTAGAAAATCTACCTACCGAGTAATGTTGTATGTTGTTTGTTTTTGATTGGGATGGGACCTTACTGGATTCCACTGATAAAATTGCCGGCTGTATGCAAAAGGCCATTGCCGAACTGGGCTTACCTGAGCGCAGTACCGAGCAGGCCAAGAGTATTATCGGTTTAGGCCTGCCAGAGGCGGTGCAAACGCTCTTTCCGGAGATAGATAAAGCGATAATTCCTGAGGTGACGGCTGCTTATTCCCGCCACTTCGTTGCCGATGACCAAACCCCCTGTGACTTTTTCCCCAATGTCGATGACGTATTAAAGCAGCTGCGTGCTGAAGGGCATTTATTGGCGGTAGCCACCGGTAAGAGTCGCCGTGGGCTGAATCGAGTATTGGCTAATATGTCATTAACGGATTTTTTTGATGGCAGCCGTTGTGCCGATGAAACCGCATCCAAACCTGACCCCTTAATGCTGAACCAGTTATTGCAGGAGTTGGATGTTGAGGTCAGTTCGGCCGTGATGGTGGGGGATACCGATTTTGATTTGGGGATGGCAGCCAATGCCGGTATGCGAAGTATTGGAGTGAGCTATGGTGCCCATTCGGTTGAGCGCTTACTGCCCCACAAGCCTGTTCGCATTATTGACCGTTTTGAGGAGTTGCTAGAGTGGGGCTAAGGGATATTGATGCCCTCAGTCTTTAGCATATCCACCAGTTTGATCAGGGGCAGGCCTACCAGGCTATTGGGGTCATCGCCCTGCAGTTGCTCAAATAGACTTATCCCCAGTCCTTCCATCTTAAAGCTACCGGCGCAGTCAAAAGGCTGCTCAGCGGCAATATAGCGTTCGATGGTCGCTGTATCCAAGTGTCGAAATTTTACCGAGAAGGGCTCAATACAGCTTTGCTGTTGCCCGGTTTTACTGTTGAGCAGGCTAAGGCCGGTATAAAAGGTAACGGTTTTACCACTACAGGCGGCAAGCTGGGCCTGGGCTTTGTCGCTATGACCGGGTTTGGTCAGAATGTCTTGCCCCAGGCTGGCCACTTGGTCAGAGCCGATAATCAGGTGTTGGGGGTAATCTGCTGCCACCGCCTGGGCTTTCTGTTGCGCCAGCCTTTCTACTAGCTGCTGGGGGGATTCATCGGGCAGGGCAGTTTCATCAATATCGGGGCTGCTACAAACAAAGTCTATGGCTAGTCGGCCCAGTAATTCTCTGCGGTAGGGGGAGCTTGAAGCGAGTATGATGGGGAGCATAAAAGGGCTCTGCAGACCGTATTGTTAGCAAGAAGGCGTGAATTTGATGGATTATAGGTAGAAATCACTGATTTCCCTACAAAAAATCGGTAATTGCCGGTATTTTCCTTTGACAGTCCCAGCCTACAGCCCTATGATTGCGCGCTTATGTTGACCGCCCCCCTGCCAAGCCAGATAGATATCCGTAAATTGGTGGTGAAAGGTGCTGAAATCAGTGCTAATCCGCCGATTTCATCCCTGCCTCGTATCGAGGACTTATTGGCTGAGGGTGATAGCGGTAAAGACAGCGAAATCGCGGTTAAACTTGAGTTCTATATAGATGATGAACGCAAGCGCAGGGTAGACGGTAAAATCACTGGCACCGTGAATATGACTTGCCAGCGCTGTCTAGAGCCGATGCCGGTTCCGATTGATGTGCAGTTTGAATTGGGTATTGTTTGGTCCGAAGAGGATGCAGAACGTTTACCTAAAACATTAGAGCCATTAATTGTTGGAGAAGAATTAGTTGATCTTGCAGATATTGTCTCGGAAGAGTTGATCTTAAGTTTGCCCTATGTGAATTATCACCCAGCGGCAGATTGTAAGCAGGATGTAGGTTATAGCAGTGTTGATCCTGAAGCGGCCGAAGCGGTTGCAAAGGCAGACGCAGATAATGAGAAGGACAATCCTTTTCACGTTTTAGAACAGTTAAAATTCGATAAGTAATTGCGTGATGCAATCACTGAGTAAGTAGAGGAGTTAAGGCCATGGCCGTACAAAAGAGTAAAGTAACCCGTTCACGTCGCGGTCAGCGTCGTTCACACGATTCGCTAACCGGACCAACGCTGTCTGTTGATCCTACCAGCGGTGAAACTCATCGTCGTCACCACGTATCAGCTGACGGTTTCTACCGTGGCAAAAAAGTTGTTGATACTCAAGACGACGAGTAATCAAAGTTTTAGACCATTAAATGGCTTCGCGAATACGCATAGCTATTGATTGTATGGGCGGGGACTTCGGTCTCCGCGTTTCTATCCCCGCCGCTGTAACATCTCTTTCCCAATTTTCTGATATTGAACTCACGCTTGTGGGTGAGCAATCCGCTATTGAATCGGCGCTACCCGATACCGACCGCAACCGCTTAACGATTGTACATGCCCCTGACGTTGTCACGATGTCAGATAAACCCTCTCATGCCCTAAGAAAAAAATCCCAGTCTTCAATGCGTATGGCCATTGATTTGCTAAAGGACAAGCAAGTAGATGCCGTGGTCAGTGCTGGTAATACCGGAGCCTTAATGGCTATGGGAAGTTATGTGCTAAAAACCTTGCCGGGTATTGATCGTCCGGCGATTTGCTCGGCGGTCCCTTCGGTTAAAGGGCATAGCTATTTATTAGACCTGGGGGCCAATGTCGACAGCAGTGCCAGTCATCTGCATCAGTTTGCAGTCATGGGTTCGGCCCTGGCTTGTGCCGTTGATGGTATTGAAAGCCCGCGAGTGGCGCTACTCAATATTGGCGAAGAAGCTACCAAAGGTAATGAGCAAGTTAAATTAGCGGATGCATTGATTCGGGCTAATCAGCAGCTAAACTATATCGGCTTTATAGAAGGTGACGGGCTATTTGCCGCCAGTGCCGATGTGATTGTTGCTGATGGTTTTGTCGGTAATGTGGCCTTGAAGGCCTGTGAAGGCACAGCGGCTTATATCTCAGGGATTTTAAATGAGAGTTTTAAAGCGAACTGGCTAAGTCGTATGGCCGGTTTTTTTGCTTTGCCTGTCCTCAAAAGAATCTACCAAAAGCTGGATCCTGAACAGTATAATGGCGCCAGTTTTTTAGGCTTGCAGGGTGTGGTGGTTAAAAGCCACGGCAGCAGTAATGTCAAAGGTTTTGTACATGCGATTGAGCAAGCACGGTTGGAAGTTGCTAGTAATATGCTGGATATGATCGATCAGCAACTGACGACTTTATCAGAATAAAGTTTAAGTTTGTCATACCCGCCTTTGCGGGGATGATGGGTGTTTTTTTTTAAGAAAGGATAAATAATCGATGAGTGATCAAACACTTGCCTTTGTCTTTCCCGGTCAGGGCTCACAAAAAGTTGGTATGTTGGCGGATATAGCCGAGCAGCATGCCGTGGTTCAAGAAACCTTTGCCGAAGCGTCGGATGCTCTGGCTTACGATCTCTGGGACCTTATTCAAAACGGTGAACAGGAACAATTAAACCTGACCGAAAGAACTCAACCGATTTTATTGACCGCCAGTGTTGCTCTTTGGCGTGTCTGGGAGCAGCAAGGTGGTGCCAGACCTGCAATGATGGCAGGACATAGTCTGGGCGAATTTTCAGCGCTGGTTTGTGCCGGTAGTTTGGCTTTTGCTGACGCGGTAACCCTGGTGCGTGATCGCGGCCAGTTTATGCAAACAGCAGTGCCGGTTGGTGAAGGGGCTATGGCCGCTGTCTTGGGGCTTGATGATGAGGTCATTATTGATATCTGTCAGCAGACGGGTGCAGAAGCCGTTAACTTTAATTCTCCAGGTCAGGTGGTTATTGCGGGTAAGGTAGCAGCGGTAGATCAAGCGATTGTCTTGCTCAAAGAAGCCGGCGCCAAACGGGCAATGCCACTACCGGTCAGCGCACCTTTCCATACCTCGTTGATGCGTCCCGCCGGTGAAAAGCTGGCAGAAAAAGTGGCTGAGTTAGCGGTAAGTGCTCCAGCAACGCCGGTTGTACATAATGTGCATGCCCAGACAGAATCTGAACCGGAAAAAATTAAAACCTTATTGGTTGAGCAAATTTATAGCCCGGTTAAATGGACCAGCTGTATTCAAACCATGGCCGCTGCAGGTATTAGCAATACCCTTGAATGTGGCCCAGGTAAAGTGCTGGGTGGTTTAAGTCGTCGTATCGACCGCTCGCTAAGCAGTTTTAGTATTGAAGACCCTGCCGGTTTAGAAAAAGCATTGGCAGAATTTAACTAATTATTGGAGAGAAAAATGTCGGATAAAGTTGCATTAGTGACAGGGGCGAGTCGCGGTATTGGTCAGGCTATAGCTAAGCAGTTAGGTGCTGATGGCTTTACTGTTGTTGGCACGGCCACCACAGAAGGTGGTGCAGAAAACATTAGTGCCTATATGGCCGAGGCGGGTATGGCTGGCGAAGGTATGATGCTGAATGTATCTGATGCAGATTCAGTGGCGTCGGTATTAAAAGCTATTGCTGAAAAATATGCGGCTCCCACGGTACTGGTTAACAATGCCGGTATTACCGGAGATAACCTGCTAATGAGAATGAAAGAAGATGAGTGGGATAATGTGATGGCCACTAATCTGACCTCCATCTTCCGTCTTTCCAAGGCCTGTGTTCGTGGTATGTCTAAAGCGCGTTGGGGTCGTATTATTAATATCAGCTCTGTAGTGGGCTCGATGGGTAATGCAGGTCAGTCCAACTATGCCGCGACCAAGGCCGGTATGGAGGGTTTTTCCCGTTCGCTGGCTAAAGAATTAGGCGCTCGCAGTATTACTGTTAACGCGGTAGCACCGGGTTTTATTGATACAGATATGACCAAAGAGCTGCCCGAAGAGAACAAAAACCTGATGCTTTCACAGATCCCTTTGTCCCGTTTAGGGCAGCCAGAAGAGATTGCAGGTGTGGTTGGCTTCCTTGCTAGTGACGCCGGAGGCTATATTACCGGTGAAACCATCCATGTTAATGGTGGTATGTATATGGGTTAAGTTGCTGAAATATAAGATCTTTTTATAATTTTAGCAGATTTAATCAAGGTTTTTTAGAAAACCGTGGTACACAGCGGATAAAATCGAGTAAAATGCCCGCCGAAAATCAGTAGTAATGCCTATATAAGCTTTACTCGCTATGATTTGGTTTTCGTGGGTGAAAGCTTAAACAATATTGAACAATCTATAGAGCTATTTATAGCTACACAACAGGAGTCGATTACGACCATGAGCAGCATTGAAGAACGCGTAAAGAAAATTGTTGCAGAGCAACTAGGTGTTAAAGAAGACGAAGTACAGACCTCAGCTTCTTTTGTAGAAGATTTGGGTGCAGATTCACTGGACACCGTTGAATTGGTAATGGCTCTGGAAGAAGAATTCGAAACTGAAATTCCTGATGAAGAAGCCGAGCAAATTACTACTGTTCAGTTGGCTATCGACTATATCAACAAAAACCTGGGTTAACTCCTTCGTCTGCATTGCTATTGGCATTGCAGAGGTAAACCTTTTTAAAAGCCGTTCTATTGTTTAATAGAGCGGCTTTTTGTTATCCGGGTTTTGTCTCAGGCCGCTCTTAATGGTTAAATAAGCATTATGGTTAGTGAACTTCAGTCGTTAATTTTTGTAATCCGTTGTTACCGTGTCATCGCATAGGAGGCAGTAGTGTCAAAACGAAGAGTTGTAGTCACCGGTTTGGGTTTGGTTACACCCGTTGGGAATGATGTAAATAGCACTTGGCAAAATATCGTCAATGGTAAAAGTGGTATTGGTCCACTGGAGCAATTTGATGTCTCCGCTTACAGCACCCGTTTTGGTGGTTCGGTAAAGGATTTTGATGTTACTGACTATATGACAGCAAAGGATGCCCGGAAAATGGATACCTTTATCCAGTATGGTATGGCTGCTGGTATTCAAGCAATAGAAGATTCAGGCCTGGAAGTCACTGATGAAAATGCTGGCCGTATTGGTGTGGCTATCGGTTCCGGTATTGGCGGTGTCAGTTATATTGAAGAAAATTATCAAAAGCTGATCAATAGCGGCCCAAGAAAAATCTCTCCGTTTTTTGTCCCCGGTACTGTTATCAATATGGTGGCTGGTAACCTGTCGATTAAATATGGTTTGCAGGGCCCTAACTTTGCGATCACTACCGCCTGTACCACTGGTACACACAATATTGGTCATGCTGCCCGTGTCATTGCCTATGGTGATGCCGATGTGATGGTAGCCGGTGGTTCTGAAATGTCATCCACACCTCTGGGCTTGGGTGGCTTTGCCGCTGCCCGGGCTTTATCAACCCGCAATGATGATCCGCAGCGCGCCAGCCGCCCCTGGGATAAAGACCGCGATGGTTTTGTTTTGTCTGACGGTGCTGGTATGTTGGTATTAGAAGAATATGAAACCGCCAGGGCTCGTGGTGCCACTATCTACGCTGAATTGGTAGGTTTTGGCATGAGTGGTGATGCCTACCATATGACATCACCTCCTGAAGATGGCCGTGGTGCAGCGGCTTCTATGCGTAATGCAATTTTGGATGCAGGTATTAATGTTGATCAGGTCAATTATATTAATGCTCACGGCACGTCGACACAGGCAGGTGATGTGGCGGAAAGTAAAGCGGTAGAGTCAGTTTTGGGTGATGCGGCGAATAGTGTGGCGGTCAGTTCAACAAAATCTATGGTTGGTCATTTGCTAGGAGCTGCTGGTGCTGTAGAAGCAGTCTTTTCCATTTTGGCCATTCGCGATCAGGTGGCTCCACCAACAATTAACCTGGATAACCCCGACGAAGGTTGTAATTTGAATTATGTGCCGTATACCGCTCAGGAAATGACAATCAACTATGCCTTATCCAATTCCTTTGGCTTTGGTGGCACCAATGGCAGTTTGCTCTTTGGCAAATGTGATTAGTTGATTATCCATGCCCGCTGATGCATTGGTTAATGGTAGTTTCTCCCGCTCTATTGATAGCCGCGATAGAGGTCTTGCCTATGGCGATGGGCTTTTTGAAACGATAAAAATCAATGCTGGTCACCCGGAGTTCTTATCGCTTCATTTAAGGCGTCTGCAATGGGGGTGTGCTCGCCTTGGTATTGATTGTGATGTGTCGGTCATTGAAAGTGATATAGAAAAAATCCTCCCTGTGGCTTCTACACAAGCGGCTGTTTTAAAAATTATTATTACCAGAGAGTCCGGGGGCAGGGGATATCAGCCTGATGCTAATGCAGGCTTTAACCGAATACTAAGGGTTGAAGGTTTAACCAGCGATTACGCTGTAGAGGCAAGCCAGGGGGTTGCTGTAAGACTTTGCGATACTCGTTTGGGGATTAACCCTCAGTTAGCAGGTATCAAGCACTTATCCCGTTTGGAGAATGTGCTGGCCCGTGCTGAATGGCGTGATAAAGCAATTACAGAAGGTTTAATGTTCGATAGCGATGGCCGTTTAGTTGAAGGCACGATGTCGAATGTTTTTATCGTCAAAGATAAAGTCTTGTTAACACCCCGGTTACACCGCTGCGGTGTTAATGGTGTGATACGGCAACTGCTTATTGAGCAATTAGCACCGTCGCTAAAATTAAGTTGTGATACAGCTGATGTCGTTCTGGAGGATATTTATCAGGCCGAGGAAGTCTTTATCTGCAATAGTTTAATGGGCATAGTGCCGGTAGTGACCATAGGCTGCCATACAAAAACGATTGGCGATATCACCCGTTCACTACAGCAGTCATTGCAAGCGGTGAGAAACAGCCATGCCTAAGTTGCTTAGCAAAGTACTGTTCCTGTTAGTGTTGGCCGTGGTGGTGCTAATCGTTTTGGCCTATTCACAAATGCAGCGCTATTTAGCCACGCCGTTAAATATTCCTCAGGGCGGTGTTGAATATACACTGGCCAGAGGCGGCTCTTTAAATGCGCTGGCTTATAGTTTATCGAATAAGGGCTTGTTGACCTCGCCGCGTTGGCTAATTGCCTACAGCCGCCTCAGTAAAAGGGGGCAGGTGATCAAGGCGGGAGACTATTGGCTGGATGAAGGCTTAACGCCCTTAATACTGTTGGATAAGCTGGAGCAGGGTGATGTGCGCTACTATCAGGTCACGCTGGTGCCCGGTTGGACGCTGGGTCAGGTTTTAACGGCGCTGCGCTCCCAGCCTAAACTCAAACAAACCATTGCCAGTGATGCCCTGACGATTAAAGCCTCTGATCTGGGCATCGAGGTGCCTTATGAGCGGCTGGAAGGATTGTTCTTTCCCGATACTTACCGTTTTCATAGCGATACAAGCGATGTGGAGTTATTGCGTCAATCCTATACTCAGCTGCAAACCTTTCTCGCAGCGGAGTGGGAGAAGCGGGCCGATAAACTACCCTACAAGACACCTTACGAGGCACTGATCATGGCCTCTCTGGTGGAAAAAGAAACCGGTGTAGCCTTTGAACGGCCAGAGATAGCTGGTGTTTTTGTGCGCCGTTTAAACCAGCGTATGCGGCTGCAAACCGACCCCACGATTATTTATGGCTTGGGTGCCAGCTTTGATGGCAATCTGCGTAGCCGGCATTTAAAAGATGCCAGTAATCTTTATAATACCTACCGTCATTCAGGCTTAACGCCAACACCAATTGCGCTGGCTGGTGCAGAGGCCATTGTGGCGGCCTTGCACCCCAAGGCGGGCAGTTCGCTGTATTTTGTGGCCAAGGGCGATGGCAGCCATTACTTTTCTGATACTTTAGAAGAGCACCAAAAGGCGGTGAGAAAGTACCAGATAGAGCAGCGCAGAAAAAACTACCGATCCGCGCCAAAGAAAAATAATACCGGAGATAAGCTTGTCAGCGACTAGAGGTTTATTTATTACCATCGAAGGTGGTGAGGGCGTAGGAAAGTCTACCAATATTGATTTTATTGCCCAGCGTTTAGAGCAGCAGGGCATTGACTTTATCCTAACAAGGGAGCCTGGTGGTACGCCGTTAGCAGAAGATATTCGCCAGCTATTACTCAACCCCAGGGAAGAGGCGGTAGCCGAAAATACCGAATTACTGTTGATGTTTGCAGCCCGAGCCCAGCATATTGCCGAGGTGATTGAGCCAGCTTTGGCCGCGGGTAAATGGGTGGTGTGTGATCGTTTTACCGATGCGACCTTCGCCTATCAGGGCGGTGGCCGTGGTATCCCAATGACTAAAATTGCTGATCTTGAGCAGTGGGTACAGGGGGATTTAAGGCCAGACTTTACGCTATTACTGGATGCCTCCGTCGAGGTGGGTATGTCCCGGGCGAGCAAGCGTGGTGCGCTGGATCGTTTTGAGCAGGAAAAGAAAGATTTCTTTGAAAGCGTAAGAACGGCTTACTTGAATATGGCTACCTTGAACCCTGACCGCTATCGTGTGGTCGATGCCAGCAAGACTCTCGAGCAGGTACAGCAATCACTCACTCAGGTTATCGATGAAATGATTGCCCAAGGGAATGCTTAATGGATTTGTCAGATACTTCGATCGCAGTAAAGCTTCCCTGGCAGGAGCAGCAATGGCAGCGTATCGATGATTTATATCAAAACAAAAAATTGCCCCATGCTTTGTTATTGGCTGGCCCCAATGGCGTTGGCAAGCAGCGCTTTGCTCTTGCTCTGGCGCACTATTTCATGTGTGAATCACCACGGCAGGGTATGGCCTGCTGCGAGTGTCGCCAATGTGGCTTTAATTTGGCTGGAACTCACCCGGACCTAAAATGGGTAGGCCCAGAAGAAAAAGCCAAGCAAATTAAAGTGGATCAGGTGCGTGCCCTGGTTGAGGCGCTCGGGCAAACAGCCCAGCAGGGTGGCTATAAAATATGCGTACTGTCCCCTGCGGAAGCGATGAATACCAACTCGGCCAATGCCTTGCTTAAGTGTCTTGAAGAGCCCACAGCGAATACCTTGTTATTACTACTGGCCGATGCCCCCAGTCAATTACTGCCGACTATTCGCTCCCGCTGTCAAACCGTTAACTTTCCGTTACCCTCAACGGAGCAGGGCCTGGCTTGGCTCAATACCCTGGTGCCGTCTCAAACTCCGGTTGAAGAGTTATTGCATAAGGCTGCCGGTAGGCCGCTTGTTGCTCTGGATTTGCTTGAGGATAGTGGGTTGGAGCGGTTGCAGCAGTTGAATAAGGACTATCTGGCCTTAGTGACCGGCCGTGTATCCGCTATAACATTGGCGGAAAAATGGTTAGAGCATGATTTAAACGATTTGCTGGTCTGGCTTTCAAGGCAGCTATCCTTAATGATATCTGGCCGCATGGCGGGTACTTCTGGTATCGGTGATGAGTGGCGTCCGGTCATTGCTAATATCCCCGCACAGAATTTATTTAATCTGTTAGACCGGGTCAATCAGTTGATCAATAGCCTTAACCGGGGGGCTAACCCAAATCGTCAGTTGGCTTTAGAAGAGCTCTTACTGGAAAGTTGTGAAAAATTTCACAAGTAGAGGCGGGTTTAA comes from the Oceanicoccus sagamiensis genome and includes:
- the rluC gene encoding 23S rRNA pseudouridine(955/2504/2580) synthase RluC, with translation MTDLFTKDKAEKSASSKPGNGVSFVEVTDAHAGQRIDNFLLRHLKGVPKSKIYRIVRKGEVRVNKGRVKAEYKLCEGDVIRVPPVRVAEEKARQGVSESLHQLLTSSILFEDDRLMVINKPSGLAVHGGSGINQGLIEALRVMRPELRFLELVHRLDRDTSGCIMIAKKRSMLRYLHEQLRTGKVDKRYLALVAGRWPNRRKLVKAPLLKNTLRSGERMVNVSPEGKQSTTEFAIVERYPQATLVEAKPITGRTHQIRVHALHVGHPLLGDDKYGDQQACQNFKQKGLKRLFLHAASLRVPMPEDEKDLTVSAALSPELQSVLENLPTE
- a CDS encoding HAD-IA family hydrolase; this encodes MLFVFDWDGTLLDSTDKIAGCMQKAIAELGLPERSTEQAKSIIGLGLPEAVQTLFPEIDKAIIPEVTAAYSRHFVADDQTPCDFFPNVDDVLKQLRAEGHLLAVATGKSRRGLNRVLANMSLTDFFDGSRCADETASKPDPLMLNQLLQELDVEVSSAVMVGDTDFDLGMAANAGMRSIGVSYGAHSVERLLPHKPVRIIDRFEELLEWG
- a CDS encoding Maf family protein translates to MLPIILASSSPYRRELLGRLAIDFVCSSPDIDETALPDESPQQLVERLAQQKAQAVAADYPQHLIIGSDQVASLGQDILTKPGHSDKAQAQLAACSGKTVTFYTGLSLLNSKTGQQQSCIEPFSVKFRHLDTATIERYIAAEQPFDCAGSFKMEGLGISLFEQLQGDDPNSLVGLPLIKLVDMLKTEGINIP
- a CDS encoding YceD family protein — encoded protein: MLTAPLPSQIDIRKLVVKGAEISANPPISSLPRIEDLLAEGDSGKDSEIAVKLEFYIDDERKRRVDGKITGTVNMTCQRCLEPMPVPIDVQFELGIVWSEEDAERLPKTLEPLIVGEELVDLADIVSEELILSLPYVNYHPAADCKQDVGYSSVDPEAAEAVAKADADNEKDNPFHVLEQLKFDK
- the rpmF gene encoding 50S ribosomal protein L32, yielding MAVQKSKVTRSRRGQRRSHDSLTGPTLSVDPTSGETHRRHHVSADGFYRGKKVVDTQDDE
- the plsX gene encoding phosphate acyltransferase PlsX, whose product is MASRIRIAIDCMGGDFGLRVSIPAAVTSLSQFSDIELTLVGEQSAIESALPDTDRNRLTIVHAPDVVTMSDKPSHALRKKSQSSMRMAIDLLKDKQVDAVVSAGNTGALMAMGSYVLKTLPGIDRPAICSAVPSVKGHSYLLDLGANVDSSASHLHQFAVMGSALACAVDGIESPRVALLNIGEEATKGNEQVKLADALIRANQQLNYIGFIEGDGLFAASADVIVADGFVGNVALKACEGTAAYISGILNESFKANWLSRMAGFFALPVLKRIYQKLDPEQYNGASFLGLQGVVVKSHGSSNVKGFVHAIEQARLEVASNMLDMIDQQLTTLSE
- the fabD gene encoding ACP S-malonyltransferase → MSDQTLAFVFPGQGSQKVGMLADIAEQHAVVQETFAEASDALAYDLWDLIQNGEQEQLNLTERTQPILLTASVALWRVWEQQGGARPAMMAGHSLGEFSALVCAGSLAFADAVTLVRDRGQFMQTAVPVGEGAMAAVLGLDDEVIIDICQQTGAEAVNFNSPGQVVIAGKVAAVDQAIVLLKEAGAKRAMPLPVSAPFHTSLMRPAGEKLAEKVAELAVSAPATPVVHNVHAQTESEPEKIKTLLVEQIYSPVKWTSCIQTMAAAGISNTLECGPGKVLGGLSRRIDRSLSSFSIEDPAGLEKALAEFN
- the fabG gene encoding 3-oxoacyl-ACP reductase FabG, yielding MSDKVALVTGASRGIGQAIAKQLGADGFTVVGTATTEGGAENISAYMAEAGMAGEGMMLNVSDADSVASVLKAIAEKYAAPTVLVNNAGITGDNLLMRMKEDEWDNVMATNLTSIFRLSKACVRGMSKARWGRIINISSVVGSMGNAGQSNYAATKAGMEGFSRSLAKELGARSITVNAVAPGFIDTDMTKELPEENKNLMLSQIPLSRLGQPEEIAGVVGFLASDAGGYITGETIHVNGGMYMG
- the acpP gene encoding acyl carrier protein; the encoded protein is MSSIEERVKKIVAEQLGVKEDEVQTSASFVEDLGADSLDTVELVMALEEEFETEIPDEEAEQITTVQLAIDYINKNLG
- the fabF gene encoding beta-ketoacyl-ACP synthase II, giving the protein MSKRRVVVTGLGLVTPVGNDVNSTWQNIVNGKSGIGPLEQFDVSAYSTRFGGSVKDFDVTDYMTAKDARKMDTFIQYGMAAGIQAIEDSGLEVTDENAGRIGVAIGSGIGGVSYIEENYQKLINSGPRKISPFFVPGTVINMVAGNLSIKYGLQGPNFAITTACTTGTHNIGHAARVIAYGDADVMVAGGSEMSSTPLGLGGFAAARALSTRNDDPQRASRPWDKDRDGFVLSDGAGMLVLEEYETARARGATIYAELVGFGMSGDAYHMTSPPEDGRGAAASMRNAILDAGINVDQVNYINAHGTSTQAGDVAESKAVESVLGDAANSVAVSSTKSMVGHLLGAAGAVEAVFSILAIRDQVAPPTINLDNPDEGCNLNYVPYTAQEMTINYALSNSFGFGGTNGSLLFGKCD
- the pabC gene encoding aminodeoxychorismate lyase, whose translation is MPADALVNGSFSRSIDSRDRGLAYGDGLFETIKINAGHPEFLSLHLRRLQWGCARLGIDCDVSVIESDIEKILPVASTQAAVLKIIITRESGGRGYQPDANAGFNRILRVEGLTSDYAVEASQGVAVRLCDTRLGINPQLAGIKHLSRLENVLARAEWRDKAITEGLMFDSDGRLVEGTMSNVFIVKDKVLLTPRLHRCGVNGVIRQLLIEQLAPSLKLSCDTADVVLEDIYQAEEVFICNSLMGIVPVVTIGCHTKTIGDITRSLQQSLQAVRNSHA
- the mltG gene encoding endolytic transglycosylase MltG; its protein translation is MPKLLSKVLFLLVLAVVVLIVLAYSQMQRYLATPLNIPQGGVEYTLARGGSLNALAYSLSNKGLLTSPRWLIAYSRLSKRGQVIKAGDYWLDEGLTPLILLDKLEQGDVRYYQVTLVPGWTLGQVLTALRSQPKLKQTIASDALTIKASDLGIEVPYERLEGLFFPDTYRFHSDTSDVELLRQSYTQLQTFLAAEWEKRADKLPYKTPYEALIMASLVEKETGVAFERPEIAGVFVRRLNQRMRLQTDPTIIYGLGASFDGNLRSRHLKDASNLYNTYRHSGLTPTPIALAGAEAIVAALHPKAGSSLYFVAKGDGSHYFSDTLEEHQKAVRKYQIEQRRKNYRSAPKKNNTGDKLVSD
- the tmk gene encoding dTMP kinase, encoding MSATRGLFITIEGGEGVGKSTNIDFIAQRLEQQGIDFILTREPGGTPLAEDIRQLLLNPREEAVAENTELLLMFAARAQHIAEVIEPALAAGKWVVCDRFTDATFAYQGGGRGIPMTKIADLEQWVQGDLRPDFTLLLDASVEVGMSRASKRGALDRFEQEKKDFFESVRTAYLNMATLNPDRYRVVDASKTLEQVQQSLTQVIDEMIAQGNA